In Deinococcus psychrotolerans, a genomic segment contains:
- a CDS encoding ArsC/Spx/MgsR family protein → MPEVTVQMFGLKKSAATRAAERFFKERRIKVHFVDLATKPISKGELARFQQKFGSDGVLDKESKAYEDSGLPYLRLSEESFLSKLAEFPAALNLPLVRGGKVLSVGEDKESWVKMVEGS, encoded by the coding sequence ATGCCTGAAGTGACGGTTCAAATGTTCGGCCTCAAGAAGTCGGCGGCCACCCGCGCCGCCGAGCGCTTCTTCAAGGAGCGGCGTATCAAGGTGCACTTCGTGGATCTGGCCACCAAGCCGATCAGCAAAGGCGAGTTGGCCCGCTTTCAGCAAAAATTCGGCTCCGATGGAGTCCTGGACAAAGAAAGTAAAGCCTATGAGGATTCCGGCCTGCCTTATCTGCGCCTCTCTGAAGAAAGCTTTCTCTCCAAACTGGCCGAATTTCCCGCCGCACTCAACTTGCCTCTGGTACGCGGTGGCAAGGTGCTGTCGGTGGGCGAAGACAAAGAGAGCTGGGTCAAAATGGTGGAGGGGAGCTGA
- a CDS encoding 4-(cytidine 5'-diphospho)-2-C-methyl-D-erythritol kinase, whose translation MPETLKVFAPAKINLGLSVLGLRSDGYHDISSVMLPLSVGDELEVRPAPELTLKVLGADLPTDSRNLVYRAAELYFRAAGVKGGAQLTLHKVLPLASGLGGGSSDAASTLLALAQLYPAGVNLHTLAQQLGADVPFFLLGGAALAEGIGERLTPLDAPPSWLVLLNPGVAVSARDAYVWLDETGAYTPPLDAPALLGALAAGQMVPYFNALQDAVVVRHSPIAAALSALTQIGLHSLLMSGSGSTVFGLARSEAQARAAATNLQAQFPNWWARAAQIRSGLAV comes from the coding sequence ATGCCTGAAACACTCAAAGTCTTTGCCCCCGCCAAAATCAATCTGGGCCTCTCGGTGCTGGGCCTGCGCTCTGACGGTTACCACGACATCTCCAGCGTGATGCTGCCGCTGTCGGTGGGCGACGAGTTGGAGGTCAGGCCCGCGCCTGAATTGACACTGAAAGTCTTGGGCGCAGACTTGCCGACTGACAGTAGGAATCTGGTGTACCGGGCGGCTGAGCTGTACTTCAGGGCGGCGGGTGTGAAAGGCGGCGCTCAGCTCACGCTGCATAAAGTATTGCCGCTGGCCAGTGGCCTCGGCGGCGGCAGCAGCGACGCGGCGAGTACCTTGCTGGCGCTGGCGCAGCTGTATCCGGCGGGCGTTAATCTACACACCCTCGCCCAGCAACTCGGCGCAGACGTGCCGTTCTTTTTGCTGGGCGGCGCGGCGTTGGCCGAGGGGATCGGGGAGCGCCTGACCCCCCTCGACGCCCCGCCGAGCTGGCTGGTGCTGCTCAATCCCGGTGTGGCGGTCAGCGCCCGCGACGCTTATGTGTGGCTGGACGAAACGGGGGCTTACACCCCGCCGCTGGACGCTCCCGCACTGCTCGGCGCATTGGCAGCGGGCCAGATGGTGCCGTATTTCAACGCTCTGCAAGACGCGGTGGTGGTTCGTCACTCGCCGATTGCCGCCGCGCTCAGCGCCCTCACCCAAATCGGCCTCCACAGCCTGCTGATGAGCGGTTCGGGCAGCACGGTGTTTGGACTGGCCCGAAGTGAGGCGCAGGCGAGAGCCGCCGCCACAAACTTACAGGCCCAGTTTCCGAACTGGTGGGCGCGGGCAGCACAGATTAGGAGTGGACTGGCGGTCTAG
- a CDS encoding SAM-dependent methyltransferase — MSLPLASVSPFPQQALATSRQIVNLLFGPPSRRSFHVRYWDGSQEGPSGSTPATVTLTSPASLRRMLWPPSDLALGEAFIFGDFDVEGSLEHVLAQAVQIGDQLLRPAVAARVAAALLSLPDTKRPTPNLNFDDTSKTHSKERDAHAIRYHYDIGNAFYKLWLDERMVYSCAYFKTEHDTLEEAQTTKLDRICKKLRLQPGERLLDIGCGWGGLAIYAAQHYGVTVTGITLSPSQAEVARERAEAAGVGDKVKIEIRDYRDLSASTRYDKVASIGMFEHVGRAKMPKYFAQIYKLLRPGGLLLNHGIVKEIAPNFIHWGFGTVERYLNAHSFLQNYVFPDGELRRLSEVNLRAEQAGFEIRDAENMREHYALTLRQWVTRLEDHHAEILARGLADEVTYRIWRLYMAGSAQSFTAGRIGVVQTLLVRPLSSGEAGLPLGRADIEA, encoded by the coding sequence TTGTCTTTACCACTTGCTTCAGTGAGTCCGTTTCCCCAGCAGGCCCTCGCCACCTCGCGCCAGATCGTGAACTTGTTGTTCGGCCCGCCAAGTCGGCGCAGCTTCCACGTGCGCTACTGGGACGGCAGCCAGGAAGGCCCATCCGGAAGCACGCCCGCGACAGTGACGCTGACTTCACCGGCTTCGCTGAGGCGAATGCTGTGGCCGCCTTCGGATTTGGCGCTGGGCGAAGCGTTTATTTTCGGTGACTTCGATGTGGAAGGCAGCTTGGAGCACGTGCTGGCACAGGCCGTACAAATCGGCGACCAACTGCTGCGGCCCGCCGTCGCGGCGCGGGTGGCGGCGGCGCTGCTGAGTTTGCCCGACACCAAGCGCCCCACTCCGAACCTGAACTTTGACGACACCAGCAAAACCCACTCCAAAGAACGCGACGCCCACGCCATCCGTTATCACTACGACATCGGCAACGCCTTTTACAAGCTGTGGCTCGACGAGCGCATGGTGTATTCCTGCGCTTACTTCAAAACCGAACACGACACGTTAGAGGAGGCCCAGACCACCAAACTTGACCGCATCTGCAAAAAGCTGCGTCTTCAACCCGGCGAGCGCCTACTCGACATCGGTTGCGGCTGGGGCGGGCTGGCTATTTACGCCGCGCAGCACTACGGCGTCACGGTCACGGGGATTACGCTGAGTCCATCGCAGGCCGAGGTGGCGCGGGAGCGGGCGGAGGCAGCGGGCGTGGGCGATAAAGTCAAGATCGAGATTCGCGACTACCGCGATTTATCCGCCTCCACGCGCTACGACAAAGTCGCCAGCATCGGCATGTTCGAGCATGTCGGGCGGGCCAAGATGCCGAAGTATTTCGCCCAGATCTACAAGCTGCTCCGGCCCGGCGGCTTGCTACTCAATCACGGCATCGTCAAAGAAATTGCCCCCAACTTTATTCACTGGGGCTTTGGAACGGTCGAGCGCTATCTCAACGCCCACTCCTTTTTGCAAAACTACGTGTTCCCCGACGGCGAACTGCGGCGGCTGAGCGAAGTCAATTTGCGGGCCGAGCAAGCCGGTTTTGAAATCCGCGACGCCGAAAACATGCGCGAACACTACGCCCTGACCCTGCGCCAGTGGGTGACGCGGCTCGAAGACCACCACGCCGAGATTTTGGCGCGTGGCCTCGCCGACGAAGTGACGTACCGCATCTGGCGCTTGTATATGGCCGGCAGCGCTCAGTCGTTCACGGCGGGCCGCATCGGCGTGGTGCAAACTTTGCTGGTCAGGCCCCTATCCAGCGGCGAAGCGGGCTTGCCACTGGGCAGAGCAGACATCGAGGCCTGA
- a CDS encoding ATP-grasp domain-containing protein, translated as MSTASPDALPPVWFSKNISPTLQRIRQVKRSGRYRVLASHTSPDAGYLGAADHGFVEPPMPSAAAYLDYVLQTVQKHNIAALVAGRYAAHLAQHRAEIGAAGCHLIVPSTDPASFERCEDKAHFYQTFAEHIPMPETRPVQNWPQMLAAARELEAKYGSACIKPACGIFGIGFRILTEGDDLKYFLSGNPLRLSYPAAELLFKDQELPVMLVMETLPGFEYSIDVLARGGELLTCVIRRKLVGLGNLQTAVEHPQMREWTALLCRELQMDGLFNAQFREDKHGQPKLLEVNARASGGLPISAALSGLDLGLLEVDSHFGVPLGDLTFAAGRRVTESQEVIALPAKVL; from the coding sequence ATGTCCACTGCCTCACCTGATGCACTTCCTCCCGTTTGGTTCAGCAAAAATATTAGCCCCACCTTGCAGCGCATTCGCCAAGTCAAGCGCTCAGGGCGCTACCGGGTGCTGGCCAGCCACACTTCACCGGACGCGGGCTATCTCGGCGCGGCGGATCACGGCTTTGTCGAGCCGCCGATGCCCAGCGCGGCGGCGTATTTGGACTACGTGTTGCAAACGGTGCAGAAACACAACATAGCCGCGCTGGTGGCGGGGCGTTACGCCGCACATTTGGCCCAGCACCGCGCTGAAATCGGGGCCGCCGGTTGCCACCTCATCGTGCCCAGCACCGACCCGGCCAGTTTTGAGCGGTGCGAAGACAAAGCCCACTTTTACCAGACCTTCGCTGAGCACATCCCCATGCCCGAAACGCGGCCCGTGCAAAATTGGCCACAGATGCTGGCGGCGGCCCGCGAACTCGAAGCCAAGTACGGCTCGGCCTGCATCAAACCCGCATGCGGCATCTTCGGAATCGGCTTTAGGATTTTGACCGAGGGTGACGACCTCAAATACTTTCTGAGCGGCAACCCGCTGCGCCTGAGCTACCCCGCTGCCGAGCTGCTGTTTAAGGATCAGGAACTGCCGGTGATGCTGGTGATGGAAACCCTACCCGGCTTTGAATACAGCATTGACGTCCTCGCTCGCGGCGGCGAGCTGCTGACCTGCGTAATTCGGCGCAAGCTCGTGGGGCTGGGCAACCTGCAAACCGCCGTGGAGCATCCGCAGATGCGCGAGTGGACGGCCCTCCTCTGCCGCGAACTTCAGATGGACGGCCTCTTTAATGCCCAGTTCCGTGAAGACAAACACGGCCAGCCCAAACTCCTGGAAGTCAACGCCCGTGCCAGCGGCGGCTTGCCGATCAGCGCGGCGCTCAGCGGCCTGGATTTGGGCCTGCTGGAAGTGGATTCACATTTTGGTGTACCGCTGGGCGACCTCACTTTTGCGGCGGGCAGGCGCGTCACCGAGAGCCAGGAGGTCATTGCGCTGCCTGCAAAAGTGCTGTGA
- a CDS encoding AIM24 family protein, translating into MEKRRENLKQLDTAAGKGVTFTTYQSPVQPHDLYEAQHFYAADRLGMRPNVLEIKLDGGGALLQPGAFQFSRGNIRMKSLSGMQSSPGMGGGNQGGGGLGGLLGGVARMAAGRAMGESSSRNIFQGSGVVWTEPTYKHLIIGEKDSPNDNYIIDDGAFYSCETSMDMSPRLMLDARAFGGSGLVSPELKGTGYFVLESPVPFEEIEIHTLNNDEMRIDGDLILLFSSSLQFNIEKFDRGWFSTYRSGEGMIYSLTGSGVVWLTPTAQAARKQITVPLGDSSKS; encoded by the coding sequence ATGGAAAAGCGCCGTGAAAATCTCAAGCAGCTCGACACCGCCGCTGGCAAGGGCGTGACCTTCACCACGTACCAAAGTCCGGTGCAGCCGCACGACCTCTACGAAGCGCAGCACTTCTACGCCGCTGACCGCCTGGGAATGCGTCCCAACGTCCTCGAGATTAAGCTCGACGGCGGCGGAGCGCTGCTGCAACCCGGAGCTTTTCAGTTCAGCCGGGGCAATATCCGCATGAAGTCGCTGAGCGGAATGCAGAGTTCGCCGGGGATGGGCGGCGGCAATCAAGGTGGTGGCGGGCTGGGCGGCCTGCTCGGCGGGGTGGCGCGGATGGCGGCGGGGCGGGCGATGGGCGAGTCGTCGTCGCGCAACATCTTTCAGGGCAGCGGCGTGGTCTGGACAGAACCCACTTACAAGCACCTGATTATCGGTGAAAAAGATTCGCCGAACGACAACTACATCATCGACGACGGAGCTTTTTACTCGTGCGAAACCAGCATGGACATGTCGCCGCGCCTCATGCTGGATGCCCGCGCTTTTGGCGGCAGCGGCTTGGTGTCGCCGGAACTCAAGGGAACCGGCTACTTCGTTCTTGAGAGCCCGGTGCCGTTCGAGGAAATCGAAATCCACACCCTCAACAACGACGAAATGCGCATAGACGGCGACCTGATCTTGCTGTTTTCCAGCAGTTTGCAGTTCAATATCGAAAAGTTCGACCGGGGCTGGTTCAGCACGTACCGCAGCGGCGAGGGCATGATCTATAGCCTGACCGGCAGCGGCGTGGTGTGGCTGACCCCCACCGCACAGGCCGCCCGCAAACAAATTACCGTGCCGCTGGGGGACAGCAGCAAAAGCTAA
- a CDS encoding N-acetylmuramoyl-L-alanine amidase family protein has translation MRDAFKILSSASLLLGALLTQQVAAQTAAPSDPFVRGAPAQSLPGLMPLTAPALQTSTSPTSTSALSNSVSPTPSSNPPSTSRLSPLAPAAAPNASEFPALGSPRVYSEGSQTKVVYDLPTGVVYSLTQEFSGLRLEFRQVRSAPSVTAQLGAAVGEYRVASSPSGVQIRLATPFSLSAKSGWRASEAIIASGGRVLILELGPAIGGGAAASLRGTVKTDPPPPSEQAVSPGGVGLTPLAPKNSLSTAPPISLSRGAATSSPASTASAFSSAVGLADPAQGLLSPSDAAAPAGSSGTSAASQLPPGDSLGNAAGALPAPAVGLPGIIDGDPNITRGKANGSPQAGAILAAPRIGKNPGVTRVVLDLPPGTSFQISPGALGLSIDLVGVGADPLSAGIVSSELRGWRYSPAVAGSSTASRSNVFLLSSSPLTLHSGWRGVLLPPASGSDRSRLAIDFSPAFANTTPLLPAEKVLAAAPPVRSSALTFNGTALALPSVVIDAGHGGRDPGAVGLVTEKMVVLDVALRVRRYLQSAGINVIMSRENDSAISNDKNTDLNARAALGYNGAQLYVSIHANSMEPVNVLRGYGIETWWNNNNAASSAFAGLLQANIIQTTGAYNQGLKSSRSLAVLRGSRVPAALVEIGFVGHPVDGSNLEDDNYLERVALGIARGIREALVTGVATQASK, from the coding sequence ATGCGGGACGCCTTCAAGATCCTTTCATCTGCAAGCTTGTTGCTGGGAGCGCTCCTCACTCAGCAGGTTGCCGCCCAGACTGCTGCGCCCAGCGACCCGTTTGTGCGCGGCGCACCTGCCCAGAGCTTGCCGGGACTGATGCCGCTCACGGCTCCCGCACTGCAAACCAGCACTTCCCCAACCAGCACTTCAGCGCTCAGCAACTCAGTCAGCCCCACCCCGTCCAGTAATCCCCCCTCCACCAGCCGTCTCAGTCCACTTGCGCCGGCAGCGGCCCCCAACGCCAGCGAGTTTCCCGCGCTCGGCTCGCCCCGCGTCTACAGCGAGGGCAGCCAAACCAAAGTGGTCTACGATCTGCCCACCGGCGTCGTCTACAGCCTGACCCAAGAATTCAGCGGCCTACGCCTCGAGTTCCGGCAAGTGCGCTCAGCGCCCAGTGTCACCGCCCAACTCGGTGCCGCTGTCGGTGAATACCGGGTGGCCTCCTCGCCCAGCGGCGTGCAGATCAGGCTCGCCACACCGTTTTCGCTCAGCGCCAAAAGCGGGTGGCGGGCCAGTGAAGCCATCATCGCCTCCGGCGGGCGGGTACTGATTTTGGAACTTGGCCCGGCCATCGGCGGCGGCGCGGCGGCCAGTCTGCGCGGCACGGTGAAAACCGATCCCCCCCCGCCCAGCGAGCAAGCGGTGAGTCCGGGCGGCGTGGGGCTGACCCCGCTTGCGCCCAAAAATAGCCTGAGCACTGCACCGCCAATCAGCTTAAGCCGTGGCGCGGCGACCAGTTCACCCGCTTCCACCGCTTCCGCGTTCAGTTCAGCCGTGGGCCTCGCCGACCCCGCGCAGGGCCTCCTTTCGCCCAGTGACGCGGCCGCGCCCGCCGGAAGTTCGGGAACCAGCGCGGCCAGCCAACTGCCGCCCGGCGACTCGCTGGGCAACGCGGCTGGCGCTTTGCCCGCGCCCGCTGTGGGCCTACCCGGCATCATTGACGGCGATCCCAACATCACGCGCGGCAAAGCCAACGGCAGCCCGCAGGCCGGAGCCATTTTGGCCGCCCCGCGCATCGGCAAAAACCCCGGCGTCACGCGGGTGGTGCTCGACTTGCCGCCCGGCACCAGTTTTCAAATCTCACCGGGAGCGCTGGGTCTGAGCATCGACCTGGTCGGCGTCGGCGCAGATCCGCTCAGTGCCGGCATCGTCAGCAGCGAGCTGCGCGGCTGGCGCTACAGTCCGGCGGTGGCGGGTTCCAGCACGGCCAGCCGCAGCAACGTCTTTTTGCTTTCATCCTCGCCGCTGACTTTGCACAGCGGCTGGCGCGGCGTGTTGCTGCCGCCCGCCAGCGGCTCAGACCGCTCACGGCTGGCGATCGACTTTTCGCCCGCCTTTGCCAACACCACCCCACTTTTGCCTGCCGAGAAAGTGCTGGCCGCCGCGCCGCCCGTGCGCTCATCCGCGCTGACCTTCAACGGAACGGCCTTGGCGCTGCCCAGCGTCGTCATTGACGCCGGGCACGGTGGGCGCGACCCCGGCGCGGTGGGCCTGGTGACCGAGAAAATGGTGGTGCTGGACGTGGCCCTGCGGGTGCGGCGCTACCTTCAGTCGGCGGGCATCAATGTCATCATGAGCCGCGAAAACGACAGCGCCATTTCCAACGACAAAAACACCGACCTCAATGCCCGCGCCGCGCTGGGCTACAACGGCGCTCAGCTCTATGTCAGCATTCACGCCAACAGCATGGAGCCGGTCAATGTGCTCAGGGGCTACGGCATCGAAACCTGGTGGAACAACAACAACGCCGCCAGTTCCGCTTTTGCCGGATTGCTGCAAGCCAACATCATTCAAACCACTGGAGCTTATAACCAGGGGCTGAAAAGCTCGCGCTCGCTGGCGGTGCTGCGCGGCTCGCGGGTGCCCGCCGCTTTGGTCGAAATCGGCTTCGTGGGCCATCCGGTCGACGGCAGCAACTTGGAAGACGACAACTACCTCGAGCGGGTGGCGCTGGGCATCGCACGCGGCATCCGCGAGGCGCTGGTGACGGGCGTGGCCACGCAGGCTAGCAAGTAG
- a CDS encoding 2,3-bisphosphoglycerate-independent phosphoglycerate mutase yields the protein MIETIRELAKKTDEKILMVVLDGIGGLPMDLDGDTELAAAKTPNMDALARESQLGQVELVAAGITPGSGPGHLSLFGYDPLKFVVGRGALSAVGIGVKLSAGDVAVRGNFATLEGDRIIKDRRAGRPSDEKNAEIVTKLRGVIQNIDGIPVEIYTESEHRFVVVFRAQGTPLGANLSDVDPQDTGVQPMSAVAHDDASQTTAALVNSFVTQAEAALKDETQVNGVLFRGYSDVPHFPSFDDIYKLRAACIASYPMYKGLASLVGMDVLEVKGEEDALSGKVEALKAAWGEYDFFYFHIKKTDSTGEDGDFKAKVKKIELFDALLPDLLALEPDVICIVGDHSTPSKLATHSWHPVPLLIRSKYGRKDLAQRYTEDESLRGSLALRKGTDIMPLLMANALKLQKYGA from the coding sequence ATGATCGAGACCATTCGTGAACTGGCCAAGAAGACCGACGAAAAGATTTTGATGGTGGTGCTGGACGGCATTGGCGGCTTGCCGATGGACTTGGACGGCGACACCGAGTTGGCCGCCGCCAAAACCCCCAACATGGACGCGCTGGCGCGTGAGTCGCAGCTCGGCCAAGTCGAACTCGTTGCTGCGGGCATCACCCCCGGCTCCGGCCCAGGCCACCTGAGCCTATTCGGCTACGATCCCCTCAAGTTCGTGGTGGGGCGCGGAGCGCTCAGCGCGGTGGGCATCGGCGTCAAGCTGAGTGCCGGTGACGTGGCGGTGCGCGGCAACTTCGCCACCTTGGAGGGCGACCGGATCATCAAAGACCGCCGCGCCGGACGCCCCAGCGACGAGAAGAACGCCGAAATTGTCACCAAACTCAGGGGTGTCATTCAGAACATTGACGGCATTCCGGTGGAGATCTATACCGAGAGTGAGCACCGTTTCGTGGTGGTCTTCCGCGCTCAGGGCACGCCGCTGGGCGCGAACCTCAGCGACGTCGATCCGCAGGATACCGGTGTGCAGCCGATGAGCGCCGTGGCCCACGACGACGCCAGCCAGACGACGGCGGCGCTGGTCAACAGCTTTGTGACGCAGGCCGAAGCCGCCCTCAAGGACGAGACGCAGGTCAATGGGGTGCTGTTCCGGGGCTATTCGGACGTGCCGCACTTTCCCAGCTTCGACGACATTTACAAGCTGAGGGCCGCCTGCATCGCTTCTTACCCAATGTACAAGGGGCTGGCCTCGCTGGTCGGTATGGACGTGCTGGAAGTCAAGGGCGAAGAAGACGCGCTAAGCGGTAAAGTCGAAGCGCTTAAGGCCGCCTGGGGCGAGTACGATTTCTTTTACTTTCACATCAAAAAGACCGACTCGACTGGTGAAGACGGCGACTTCAAAGCCAAAGTCAAAAAGATCGAGTTGTTCGACGCGCTCTTGCCCGATCTGCTGGCGCTGGAGCCGGATGTAATTTGCATCGTGGGCGATCACAGCACGCCCAGCAAGTTGGCGACCCACTCGTGGCATCCGGTGCCGTTGCTGATCCGCAGCAAATACGGGCGCAAAGACTTGGCCCAGCGCTACACCGAAGACGAATCGCTCAGGGGCAGCTTGGCCCTGCGCAAAGGCACCGACATCATGCCCCTCTTGATGGCCAACGCACTGAAGTTGCAGAAGTACGGAGCCTAA
- a CDS encoding IMPACT family protein yields MAGPPADLTPFATLAQPHRTDAVIDGSEFLAFAERADTPEQALAQLAALKERYPDATHHCWAYQIGPLYRFSDDGEPSGTAGMPMLRAIQGQGLDHLMVVVVRYYGGVKLGTGGLARAYGGGCAECLRTAERFEVRPRLTRQVSVPYEFLSALYHLLVQFDTGRGEESYSGAGVSLPVQLYPEDVEAFGAALQDATRGSGTLEETAGGV; encoded by the coding sequence ATGGCTGGGCCACCCGCCGACCTGACGCCGTTTGCGACGCTGGCGCAGCCGCACCGCACAGACGCCGTGATAGACGGCAGCGAGTTTCTGGCCTTTGCTGAGCGGGCCGACACGCCCGAACAAGCGCTGGCTCAGCTTGCCGCCCTCAAAGAGCGTTACCCCGACGCCACCCACCACTGCTGGGCTTACCAGATTGGCCCGCTTTACCGCTTCTCCGATGATGGCGAACCCAGCGGCACGGCGGGAATGCCGATGCTGAGGGCCATCCAGGGGCAGGGCCTCGATCACCTGATGGTGGTGGTGGTGCGCTATTACGGCGGCGTCAAACTCGGCACCGGCGGGCTGGCGCGGGCCTACGGCGGGGGCTGCGCCGAGTGCCTGCGAACTGCCGAGCGTTTTGAAGTTCGCCCCCGCCTGACGCGCCAAGTTTCGGTGCCCTACGAGTTTCTCAGCGCCCTGTATCACCTGTTGGTTCAGTTCGATACGGGACGCGGTGAGGAGAGCTACAGCGGCGCGGGCGTGAGCTTGCCGGTGCAGCTTTATCCTGAAGACGTGGAGGCGTTCGGGGCGGCTCTGCAAGACGCCACGCGGGGGAGCGGGACGCTGGAAGAAACGGCGGGAGGGGTCTAG
- the ispD gene encoding 2-C-methyl-D-erythritol 4-phosphate cytidylyltransferase, with the protein MTLPQRTAALIPAAGLGTRLGQGPKAFVTVGGLSLLARSVAALAPLVDEVVVALPDGYALHDLNLPGDVRAITGGATRQASVLALLQASEADVVLIHDAARPFLPPSVGEAVKAAAAQTGAATAALPVADTLVRQAGPNLWGQLTSREGLWAVQTPQGFRRELLLEAHRAAEKSGIQATDDAGLVARLGLPVALILGDARLFKVTTPGDLILAKALARLWDAEHA; encoded by the coding sequence TTGACGCTTCCCCAGCGCACCGCGGCCCTGATTCCCGCTGCCGGACTGGGCACCCGCTTGGGGCAGGGGCCAAAAGCATTTGTCACTGTCGGCGGCCTGAGCCTGCTAGCCCGCAGCGTGGCGGCCCTCGCACCACTTGTTGACGAGGTGGTGGTGGCCCTACCGGACGGTTACGCCCTGCATGATTTGAACTTGCCGGGTGACGTCCGCGCCATCACCGGAGGCGCGACCCGCCAAGCCTCGGTGTTGGCGCTGCTGCAAGCCAGTGAAGCCGACGTGGTGCTGATCCACGACGCGGCGCGGCCCTTTTTGCCGCCGAGCGTGGGTGAGGCTGTCAAAGCTGCCGCTGCCCAAACCGGAGCCGCCACCGCCGCGCTGCCGGTCGCCGACACGCTGGTGCGTCAGGCTGGGCCGAACTTGTGGGGCCAACTGACTTCCCGGGAGGGCCTGTGGGCGGTGCAGACGCCGCAGGGCTTTCGGCGTGAGCTGCTGCTGGAAGCCCACCGAGCCGCCGAGAAAAGCGGCATTCAGGCCACCGACGACGCCGGGCTGGTGGCGCGGCTGGGCTTGCCGGTGGCGCTGATTTTGGGGGACGCCCGACTTTTTAAAGTCACCACGCCCGGCGACCTGATCTTGGCCAAAGCGCTGGCACGACTCTGGGACGCCGAGCATGCCTGA
- a CDS encoding NUDIX domain-containing protein, which produces MTEHPNWPHLIADEQQPWQTLSRTELSGPPRRLVRDVVRLHGGGEAEYVYRPRGPRAVFVFPVTASGHGVLIREYRYPLGASICAVVAGGVEEGEELGSAAARELKEEAGGVASEWVALPGFYPQPSISGAVFYPFLAFGAELGSTQNEDSELIERLVLPLPEIYEQLEAGQIFDGPSSLVLFHARRELERRGLL; this is translated from the coding sequence ATGACCGAGCATCCCAACTGGCCCCACCTGATTGCCGACGAGCAGCAGCCCTGGCAAACGCTGAGCCGCACCGAACTCAGCGGCCCGCCGCGCCGCTTGGTGCGCGACGTGGTGCGCCTGCACGGCGGCGGGGAAGCCGAATATGTCTACCGGCCACGCGGCCCCCGCGCCGTATTCGTGTTTCCGGTTACGGCCTCGGGTCATGGCGTGCTGATCCGCGAGTACCGCTATCCACTGGGGGCCAGCATCTGTGCGGTGGTGGCGGGCGGAGTGGAGGAGGGCGAAGAATTGGGAAGCGCCGCTGCCCGCGAACTCAAAGAAGAAGCGGGCGGCGTGGCGAGCGAGTGGGTCGCTCTGCCGGGGTTTTATCCGCAGCCGAGCATCAGCGGGGCGGTGTTTTATCCGTTTTTGGCGTTTGGTGCTGAGTTGGGGAGCACCCAAAATGAAGACAGTGAACTGATCGAGCGCTTGGTCTTGCCGCTGCCTGAAATTTACGAACAATTGGAAGCGGGTCAGATTTTTGACGGCCCCAGCAGTTTGGTGTTGTTTCACGCCCGACGCGAACTGGAGCGGCGCGGGCTGCTGTGA
- a CDS encoding UbiX family flavin prenyltransferase — protein sequence MRLVVGVSGGSGMPYALSILRALSSLDVETHLVVSSGAKRVMSMEGGPQLSDLTELVHTVHDDRDLGASIASGSYRTAGMLVVPCSAGTLAKIAHGFADNLLSRAAHVTLKERRPLVLVTREDPLPRPMLQNMLLAHDAGASLMSASPGFYHAPKTVDELLHFVTARVLDQFGLEAGDFKRWGEA from the coding sequence ATGCGATTGGTGGTTGGCGTTTCGGGAGGCAGCGGGATGCCGTATGCCCTGAGCATTTTGAGGGCGCTGAGCAGCCTGGATGTGGAAACGCATCTGGTGGTTTCCAGCGGCGCCAAGCGGGTGATGAGCATGGAAGGCGGGCCGCAACTGAGCGACCTGACCGAACTGGTGCACACCGTTCACGACGACCGCGATCTGGGGGCCAGCATTGCCAGCGGCTCCTACCGCACGGCGGGCATGCTGGTGGTGCCGTGCAGCGCCGGAACGCTGGCCAAAATCGCCCACGGCTTTGCCGACAATCTGCTCTCCCGCGCCGCCCACGTGACCCTCAAAGAGCGCCGCCCGCTGGTGCTGGTGACCCGCGAAGACCCGCTGCCGCGCCCGATGTTGCAAAACATGCTGCTGGCCCATGACGCCGGAGCCAGCTTGATGAGCGCCAGCCCGGGCTTTTATCACGCGCCCAAAACGGTGGACGAACTGCTGCATTTCGTTACGGCGCGGGTGCTCGATCAGTTTGGGCTGGAAGCGGGCGATTTTAAGCGCTGGGGCGAGGCTTGA